The Novosphingobium kaempferiae genome includes a window with the following:
- a CDS encoding MFS transporter has product MHAASPPSARDEWRKHPLLPVAAGLGYATSVIHIYGIGPFYGPVAAEFGWSRTEVTFGLTLATLVQAVGGVFIGLAVDRFGPRRFGVIGLVLLGAAFALLGSADGSLLNWYLLWGLVALAALPVQASVWTSAVASRFTVSRGMAFAVTLCGASIAAGMFPPMATWLIGALGWRGAFPVQAAIWLGVAFPVIFAFFHGRYDKGRKQTVEDAVARPADLPGATLREGLTSSVYHRLFVASLLFTFTVIALVVHFTAILGDAGASPMTAAAIASFVGWFSLAGRLGTGALLDRLPASLVGAAVFMLPVAGCLLLLLGGGSLVAMGAASALIGLTLGAEIDVVVYLLTRHFGLKNFGGLYGGLLAALSIGTAIGPLAAAQVYDRTGSYGGFLWLALAFMAASSVAIGTLPRGKAAYAAP; this is encoded by the coding sequence ATGCACGCGGCCTCTCCTCCCTCCGCGCGCGACGAGTGGCGCAAGCATCCGCTGCTGCCGGTGGCGGCGGGGCTGGGTTATGCCACCAGCGTCATCCACATCTACGGCATCGGCCCGTTCTACGGCCCCGTCGCCGCCGAATTCGGGTGGAGCCGCACCGAAGTGACCTTCGGCCTGACGCTGGCGACACTGGTGCAGGCGGTGGGCGGAGTGTTCATCGGGCTTGCCGTCGACCGCTTCGGCCCGCGCCGGTTCGGAGTGATCGGGCTGGTGCTGCTGGGCGCGGCCTTCGCGCTGCTGGGCAGCGCCGACGGGTCGCTGCTCAACTGGTATCTGCTCTGGGGTCTCGTCGCGCTGGCGGCGCTGCCGGTGCAGGCATCGGTGTGGACGAGCGCGGTCGCATCGCGCTTCACCGTGTCGCGCGGGATGGCCTTCGCGGTGACGCTGTGCGGCGCCTCCATCGCGGCGGGGATGTTCCCGCCGATGGCGACCTGGCTGATCGGCGCGCTCGGCTGGCGGGGAGCCTTCCCGGTGCAGGCGGCGATCTGGCTGGGCGTGGCGTTCCCGGTGATCTTCGCGTTCTTCCACGGCCGCTACGACAAGGGCAGGAAGCAGACCGTCGAGGATGCGGTGGCCCGCCCCGCCGACCTGCCGGGCGCGACCTTGCGCGAGGGGCTGACTTCCAGCGTCTATCACCGGCTGTTCGTGGCCAGCCTGCTGTTCACTTTCACCGTGATCGCGCTGGTGGTCCACTTCACCGCGATCCTTGGCGATGCCGGGGCGAGCCCGATGACGGCGGCGGCCATCGCATCGTTCGTCGGCTGGTTCTCGCTGGCGGGGCGGCTGGGTACCGGCGCGCTGCTCGACCGGCTGCCCGCGTCGCTGGTGGGCGCGGCGGTGTTCATGCTGCCGGTCGCAGGGTGCCTGCTGCTCCTGCTCGGCGGTGGGTCGCTGGTGGCGATGGGCGCGGCCTCGGCGCTGATCGGGCTGACGCTGGGGGCGGAGATCGACGTCGTCGTCTACCTCCTCACCCGCCATTTCGGGCTGAAGAACTTCGGTGGGCTTTACGGCGGGCTGCTGGCGGCGCTGTCGATCGGCACCGCCATCGGCCCGCTCGCCGCCGCGCAGGTCTATGACCGGACGGGCAGCTACGGCGGGTTCCTGTGGCTGGCGCTGGCCTTCATGGCGGCGAGCAGCGTCGCCATCGGCACGCTTCCAAGGGGCAAGGCCGCGTATGCGGCGCCTTGA
- a CDS encoding gluconolaconase, whose translation MSAKPGEGWALHRMTPASRLNGANGIRTGADGRIYVAQVAGSKVSAIDVDSGAIETISPNGGGIVGPDDLAFDEAGNLYCTEITEGRVSMMTPSGQYRVIHGDMPVANPITYHRGRLIAGELRIGGRIMELDRDGGAPRTIFEGVPMANAFEVGPDGKLYFPAQGANEIWRIGLDGGEPEVVAKDLGVPDSVKFHPDGYIVSTQVYSGQVLKIDPRTGEKSVLADIGPGLDNVAFVNGRTFVSHINGSITEITAPGKTRPLVEKGLQWPLGLAVDGEGHVLVADGGFSYLLRPGEPLQLAGMLFSPGFPGWIRDVAAAGPGEWIVTTANGDVARWNPAAATSEVLASGHDRLMGVAVTPGGVVFAEFGTGKVHTVAGGAASELASGLDRPMGVAVSGDGTVYVAESGAGRVVKLAGGRKETVLDGLARPEGIAIAGGTLFVADPGANALVASDLSGGARETVASELPMGGPGGLQPVQLGGVGDMCGPMNTFIGVAVAGDGTVYLSADAEGSVLALRRL comes from the coding sequence CAGCGGCGCGATCGAGACGATCTCGCCCAACGGCGGCGGCATCGTCGGGCCGGACGATCTGGCTTTCGACGAGGCGGGCAACCTCTACTGCACCGAGATCACCGAAGGGCGCGTCTCGATGATGACGCCCTCGGGCCAGTACCGGGTGATCCACGGCGACATGCCGGTGGCGAATCCGATCACGTACCATCGGGGCCGCCTGATCGCGGGCGAACTGCGCATCGGCGGCCGCATCATGGAACTGGACCGCGACGGCGGCGCGCCGCGCACCATCTTCGAGGGCGTGCCGATGGCCAACGCCTTCGAGGTCGGCCCGGACGGCAAGCTCTATTTCCCGGCGCAGGGCGCGAACGAGATCTGGCGTATCGGCCTCGACGGCGGCGAGCCGGAAGTGGTGGCGAAGGATCTGGGCGTGCCCGATTCGGTGAAGTTCCACCCGGACGGCTACATCGTCTCCACGCAGGTCTATTCGGGGCAGGTGCTGAAGATCGACCCGCGCACCGGGGAGAAGTCGGTGCTGGCCGATATCGGGCCGGGGCTGGACAACGTCGCCTTCGTGAACGGACGCACTTTCGTCAGCCACATCAACGGTTCGATCACCGAAATCACCGCGCCGGGGAAGACCAGGCCGCTGGTGGAGAAGGGGCTGCAGTGGCCGCTTGGCCTTGCGGTCGATGGCGAGGGCCACGTGCTGGTGGCAGACGGCGGGTTTTCGTACCTGCTGCGGCCCGGCGAACCGCTGCAACTGGCGGGCATGCTGTTCTCTCCGGGCTTCCCCGGCTGGATCCGCGACGTGGCGGCTGCGGGTCCGGGCGAATGGATCGTCACCACCGCAAACGGCGACGTCGCCCGCTGGAACCCGGCGGCGGCGACCAGCGAAGTGCTGGCGAGTGGCCATGACCGGCTCATGGGCGTGGCCGTCACCCCCGGCGGCGTGGTCTTCGCCGAGTTCGGCACCGGCAAGGTCCATACGGTCGCGGGCGGCGCGGCCAGCGAACTCGCGAGCGGGCTCGACCGGCCGATGGGCGTTGCGGTTTCGGGCGACGGCACCGTCTACGTGGCCGAAAGCGGGGCGGGGCGCGTGGTGAAGCTGGCGGGAGGGCGCAAGGAGACGGTGCTCGACGGTCTCGCCCGGCCAGAAGGGATCGCCATTGCCGGTGGCACGCTGTTCGTCGCCGATCCGGGCGCCAATGCGCTTGTCGCCAGCGACCTGTCGGGTGGCGCGCGCGAGACCGTCGCCAGCGAGTTGCCGATGGGTGGCCCGGGCGGGCTTCAGCCCGTGCAGCTTGGCGGCGTCGGCGACATGTGCGGGCCGATGAACACCTTCATCGGCGTGGCCGTGGCGGGCGACGGCACCGTCTACCTCTCCGCCGATGCCGAGGGCAGCGTCCTCGCCCTGCGTCGTCTTTAA
- a CDS encoding EthD domain-containing protein: MLKQICFFRKRADMTMDEFMDYYENQHSQLAKKSGAKPAIPNAVRYVRRYLVPEKNPITGQIHDPGYDCIMEIWWNSREDFERSQAIISAPERLPMTKADEERLFASHENPVVTCIEYDSPMGPNGESTHVDLRYEN; this comes from the coding sequence ATGCTCAAGCAGATCTGCTTCTTCCGCAAGCGCGCCGACATGACCATGGACGAGTTCATGGACTACTACGAAAACCAGCACTCGCAGCTGGCGAAGAAGTCCGGCGCGAAGCCCGCGATCCCGAACGCGGTGCGCTATGTGCGGCGCTATCTGGTGCCGGAAAAGAACCCCATCACCGGCCAGATCCACGATCCGGGCTACGACTGCATCATGGAAATCTGGTGGAATAGCCGAGAGGATTTCGAGCGTTCGCAGGCGATCATTTCCGCGCCCGAGCGCCTGCCGATGACAAAGGCGGACGAGGAACGACTGTTCGCCAGCCACGAAAACCCGGTCGTCACCTGCATCGAATACGATTCGCCGATGGGCCCGAACGGCGAAAGCACGCATGTGGATTTGCGGTACGAGAACTGA